One Urocitellus parryii isolate mUroPar1 chromosome 9, mUroPar1.hap1, whole genome shotgun sequence DNA segment encodes these proteins:
- the Il4r gene encoding interleukin-4 receptor subunit alpha: MGWLCSHPLCPVSCLILVWVTVVGSMRVLHEPTCFSDYISVSTCEWQLDGPLNCSAELHLSYWLDFEFSENRTCIPENSAGATCVCTMPMDDLVKVDTYQLVLWAGRQRVWHSLFKPSDHVKPRAPENLTVHTSDHDTKLLTWSNPYPPGSTLYRELTYLVNISNENDPAEFIIYNVTYMEPTLRLAASTLKSGVSYQVRVRAWTKSYNGTWSDWSPSAQWHNYYQPPLVQRLPMGVGISCLVIMAICLSCYYSVTKIKKEWWDQIPNPARSPLMAIVIQDSQVSLWERRPPAQEPAKCPHWKTCLAKLLPCLLEHDVKRDEEPKAAPGGPLPGPEKPPWRPVVLRPENISVAPCVELREAPVERGEEAEEEEKASACPSPEHSRGFQGGREGIMVRLTESLFLDLLGAQDGDCHQRDLCCLPPPGGDSALPSVGPEGAASEDQGPPFHPEPAPPASTSQGPASPGCSEGTLVIADNPAYRSLQSQAPDPDAQLAGCPASQGPRVPRPPAPPTELQPELETWEQILRQSVLQHGAAAAPASAPSSGYREFTQAVGQGSAQDSGPAGSGPSGEAGYRAFSSLLTPSVPCTGTAGLGAGSGDGGYKPFQNLVPGFPGAPALLTVPLFTFGLDMEPPHGPQNSLLPSPLFGQLGLEPAVKGEDGQKPLLPPEQAPDPLRDDLGSGIVYSALTCHLCGHLKQHQGQEGGGQAHVVASACCGCHCGDRSSPPGSPMGALDPRPGGLPLEAHLAPAPQGPLGALEESKSSLSFQAPCPAPCSAPGSSETPRVALVSMGPSS, translated from the exons ATGGGGTGGCTTTGCTCCCACCCCCTGTGCCCTGTGAGCTGCTTGATCCTGGTGTGGGTGACAGTCGTTG GGAGCATGAGGGTCCTGCATGAACCCACCTGCTTCTCGGATTATATCAGCGTCTCCACCTGCGAGTGGCAGCTGGACGGTCCCCTCAATTGCAGCGCGGAGCTCCACCTGTCCTACTGGCTGGATTTCGAATTCTCCGA GAACCGCACGTGCATCCCCGAGAACAGCGCAGGCGCAACGTGCGTGTGCACCATGCCCATGGACGACCTGGTCAAAGTGGACACCTACCAGCTGGTCCTGTGGGCCGGGAGGCAGCGGGTGTGGCACAGCCTCTTCAAGCCCAGCGACCACG TGAAACCCCGGGCGCCCGAGAACCTCACGGTTCACACCAGCGACCACGACACGAAGCTGCTGACGTGGAGCAATCCGTACCCTCCAGGGAGCACGCTGTACAGGGAGCTCACCTACCTGGTCAACATTTCGAATGAAAACGACCCTGCGGAG TTCATCATCTACAATGTGACCTACATGGAACCCACTCTCCGCCTCGCAGCCAGCACCCTGAAGTCCGGGGTCTCCTACCAGGTGCGGGTGAGAGCCTGGACCAAGAGCTACAACGGCACCTGGAGCGATTGGAGCCCCAGCGCTCAGTGGCACAACT ATTACCAGCCACCTCTGGTGCAGCGCCTGCCGATGGGCGTGGGCATCTCCTGCCTGGTCATCATGGCCATCTGCCTGTCCTGCTATTACAGCGTCACCAA GATCAAGAAAGAGTGGTGGGACCAGATCCCCAACCCGGCCCGCAGCCCCCTCATGGCCATTGTCATCCAGGACTCCCAG GTGTCGCTGTGGGAGAGGCGGCCCCCGGCCCAGGAACCAGCCAAGTGCCC ACACTGGAAGACGTGCCTGGCCAAGCTGCTGCCCTGTCTGCTGGAGCATGACGTGAAGAGGGACGAGGAGCCCAAGGCTGCACCGGGTGGGCCTCTCCCTGGCCCTGAGAAACCCCCGTGGCGCCCCGTGGTCCTCCGGCCGGAGAACATCAGCGTGGCCCCGTGCGTGGAGCTGCGGGAGGCCCCGGTGGAGCGTGGcgaggaggcggaggaggaggagaaggccaGTGCCTGCCCGTCCCCCGAGCACAGCAGGGGCTTCCAGGGGGGCCGCGAGGGCATCATGGTCAGGCTGACAGAGAGCCTGTTTCTGGACCTTCTGGGAGCACAGGATGGGGACTGTCACCAGCGGGACTTGTGCTGCCTCCCACCTCCAGGAGGGGACAGTGCTCTCCCCAGTGTGGGGCCTGAGGGGGCCGCTTCTGAGGACCAGGGGCCACCTTTCCACCCAGAGCCGGCTCCTCCGGCCAGTACCAGCCAGGGCCCGGCCAGCCCGGGCTGCTCCGAGGGGACCCTGGTCATCGCAGACAACCCTGCCTACCGCAGCCTGCAGAGCCAGGCGCCGGACCCAGACGCACAGCTGGCTGGGTGCCCTGCCTCCCAGGGGCCCCGTGTCCCCCGGCCCCCAGCGCCCCCCACCGAGCTCCAGCCCGAGCTGGAGACCTGGGAGCAGATCCTTCGCCAGAGCGTCCTGCAGCACGGGGCGGCCGCGGCGCCCGCCTCGGCCCCCAGCAGCGGCTACCGGGAGTTCACGCAGGCGGTGGGGCAGGGCAGCGCCCAGGACAGCGGGCCGGCGGGCTCCGGCCCCTCTGGAGAAGCCGGGTACAGGGCCTTCTCCAGCCTGCTCACTCCCAGTGTCCCCTGCACGGGGACAGCAGGACTTGGGGCTGGCAGCGGGGACGGGGGCTACAAGCCCTTCCAGAACCTGGTTCCTGGCTTCCCCGGGGCCCCGGCTCTGCTGACCGTGCCCCTGTTCACCTTTGGACTGGACATGGAGCCACCACACGGCCCCCAAAACTCACTCCTCCCAAGCCCCCTCTTCGGGCAGCTTGGCCTAGAGCCGGCGGTCAAGGGAGAGGACGGGCAGAAGCCCCTGCTGCCCCCAGAGCAGGCCCCAGACCCCCTCCGGGATGACCTGGGCAGTGGCATTGTCTACTCGGCCCTCACCTGCCACCTGTGTGGCCACCTGAAGCAGCACCAAGGCCAGGAGGGCGGTGGCCAGGCCCACGTGGTGGCCAGCGCCTGCTGTGGTTGTCATTGTGGAGACAGGTCGTCACCCCCAGGGAGCCCCATGGGGGCCTTGGACCCCCGGCCAGGTGGGCTCCCGCTGGAGGCCCACCTCGCTCCAGCACCCCAGGGACCCTTGGGTGCCTTAGAGGAAAGCAAGTCCTCACTGTCCTTCCAGGCCCCATGCCCAGCCCCCTGCAGTGCTCCAGGCTCAAGTGAGACCCCCAGAGTGGCCCTGGTCTCCATGGGGCCCTCCTCCTGA